The Parus major isolate Abel chromosome Z, Parus_major1.1, whole genome shotgun sequence genome has a window encoding:
- the FREM1 gene encoding FRAS1-related extracellular matrix protein 1 isoform X8, translating into MKPFEQSSLFLLLPVVFRVVCSSFISVNLGMKVMKGQSVFLSEEDLKFSIPREKDVCKVEVVINEPITQRVGKLTPQVFDCHFLPNEVKYTHNGCPILDEDMVMLRLYRFTETETFVETFTLHVQLLEPDCNIIKMRSHALEVPEYYGLSRVIDKNILTFDYDRKINLDCSISIISSETHLPAHGQLIAWKAQQEQFRGDQPRGFFPGTEHSLGQHCKNASCTLGPGVINNKKMSCEEFLGMGIQYQHLYPPSPDTDYIPVRLDLSDSRSKTLHKTEYAWLPVRIRGAVPNQIPKAAPMAKFILELDQFILTPITTTTIDAEDNETPKSLLIFNITKPPPQGFVTHLSDHTKPVGSFTWKDLSDMLIAYQPPNNSHTERRNYEVEFEVHDLYFERSLPITVHLSIRTTDTNAPRVSWNTGLNLLEGQSRPITWQHFQIVDNDDIQNVRLVTVDGLQHGRLSVRGQKGFMFTVSDIQAGVVHYHHDDSDSTKDFVVFRIFDGPHSIRHKFPINILPKDDSPPFLISNVVIEVHEGQIMLIQSSMLHASDMDSSDDYILFNITKPSQAGEIMKKPGPNLIGYSVNSFLQRDLFNGIIYYRHLGGEVFEDSLEFVLCDSHDPPNLSEPQVMMVHIIPVDDQLPREAPGATRHLVVKETEISHLTKKHLHFTDVEEQDRELTYNITTSPFFSCSHGYSDAGKLFMVDTIPKLVKDPAALALQSFTQHAVNYMKVAYMPPLQDIGPEPQQVQFIFSVSNQHGGTLYGICFNITILPVDNQAPEVFTTHLRVEEGGMTPITEGHILISDADTKREHLFLLLQRQPEHGVVELDDIPMNAGDRLSYEDMCTLAVRYRHDGSETLTDDVFFAATDGIHFVEFILQVKVLPVNDQLPVMQTGLVPVLHCLEGEAVVLSSQYIYATDADSDDMELMFVLARQPYHGVVRKAGIAVDRFSQADVVAGLVTYKHTSGEIGLTPSIEILTLIVSDGEAGLDVKDCCYDGPRSPPVSRDDPFPVYDLNITVLPVDNQPPSIATGASFVVEEGSSAALTTNHLFATDPDTTADDLEFVLVSPPQFGYIENILPSPGFEKSNMGISIGSGRGDERAEPVCYQCG; encoded by the exons ATGAAGCCATTTGAGCAAAGCtcactgtttctgctgctgccagttgTGTTTAGAGTTGTGTGCTCCTCCTTTATTAGTGTGAACCTTGGGATGAAAGTGATGAAGGGACAGTCTGTCTTCCTGTCAGAGGAAGACCTCAAGTTTTCCATCCCCAGAGAGAAGGATGTCTGCAAAGTAGAAGTTGTGATTAATGAGCCAATAACACAGAGGGTTGGGAAACTTACTCCACAG GTTTTTGACTGTCACTTCCTTCCTAATGAAGTCAAATATACCCACAATGGATGTCCAATTTTAGATGAAGACATGGTCATGCTTAGGCTGTACAG GTTTACAGAAACGGAAACATTTGTAGAAACATTCACCCTTCATGTGCAGTTACTTGAGCCAGACTGTAACATCATAAAAATGCGCTCCCATGCTTTGGAGGTCCCTGAATACTATGGTCTGTCCAGGGTGATTGACAAGAATATCCTCACCTTTGATTATGACAGAAAGATAAACCTGGATTGCTCCATTTCCATAATCTCTTCAGAAACTCACCTGCCTGCTCACGGCCAGCTTATCGCCTGGAAAGCGCAGCAAGAGCAGTTTCGTGGAGATCAGCCACGGGGCTTCTTCCCTGGTACTG agcacagcctgggccAGCACTGCAAAAATGCGAGCTGTACACTGGGACCAGGAGTtattaacaacaaaaagatGAGCTGTGAAGAATTTCTGGGGATGGGAATTCAGTATCAACACCTCTACCCCCCCTCACCTGACACTGATTACATTCCCGTGAGGTTGGATCTCTCAGACAGCAGAAGCAAAACTCTGCACAAG ACAGAGTATGCATGGCTTCCTGTTCGGATTAGAGGTGCTGTTCCCAACCAAATACCCAAAGCTGCCCCAATGGCAAAGTTCATCCTGGAATTAGATCAATTTATTTTAACCCCTATTACAACCACAACCATTGATGCCGAAGACAATGAGACTCCAAAGTCCCTGCTTATATTCAACATTACCAAGCCACCTCCACAGGGCTTTGTCACTCACCTCTCTGACCACACAAAGCCTGTTGGCTCCTTCACGTGGAAGGATCTCAGTGACATGCTCATTGCTTATCAGCCTCCAAATAACAGCCACACGGAGAGGAGGAATTATGAG GTGGAATTTGAGGTGCATGACTTGTACTTCGAAAGGAGTTTACCAATCACTGTGCATCTTTCTATCAGAACAACAGATACAAATGCCCCTCGTGTTTCATGGAATACAG GCCTCAACCTCCTAGAGGGACAATCCCGACCCATCACATGGCAACACTTCCAAATTGTGGACAATGATGACATCCAAAACGTTCGCTTGGTCACAGTTGATGGCTTACAGCATGGGCGGCTGTCAGTGCGAG GACAGAAAGGATTCATGTTCACCGTCTCTGACATTCAGGCTGGAGTTGTTCATTACCATCACGATGACAGTGATTCTACTAAAGACTTTGTGGTATTTAGAATCTTTGATGGTCCCCACAGTATTCGACATAAGTTTCCAATAAATATCCTCCCAAAAGATGATAGCCCTCCATTTCTGATCAGCAATGTGGTCATTGAAGTTCACGAGGGACAGATAATGCTGATTCAGAGCTCCATGCTTCATGCTTCAGACATGGATTCCAGTGATGACTACATACTATTCAATATTACCAAGCCATCACAGGCTGGAGAAATCATGAAGAAACCAGGACCAAACTTAATAG GGTATTCTGTCAACAGTTTTCTTCAGAGGGATCTATTTAATGGAATAATTTATTATCGTCATTTGGGAGGAGAAGTGTTTGAAGATTCCCTTGAGTTTGTGCTATGTGATAGCCATGACCCTCCAAATCTCTCAGAGCCACAG GTGATGATGGTTCACATTATCCCTGTGGACGACCAGCTACCCAGAGAAGCTCCAGGAGCGACCCGTCACCTGGTTGTTAAGGAGACTGAGATTTCCCACCTAACTAAGAAACATCTCCACTTCACAGATGTGGAAGAGCAAGACAGGGAGCTCACATACAACATAACCACTTCcccatttttctcttgcagcCATGG CTACTCAGATGCTGGGAAACTATTTATGGTGGACACCATCCCCAAATTGGTCAAGGATCCTGCTGCTCTTGCACTGCAGTCATTTACTCAG CATGCTGTGAACTATATGAAAGTTGCTTACATGCCACCCCTGCAGGACATTGGACCTGAACCTCAGCAAGTCCAGTTTATCTTTTCTGTCAGCAATCAGCATGGAGGCACTTTGTATGGGATCTGCTTCAATATTACAATTCTTCCTGTGGACAATCAGGCCCCAGAG gtCTTTACAACCCATTTGAGAGTGGAAGAGGGTGGCATGACCCCTATTACAGAAGGACACATTCTCATCTCCGATGCAGACACAAAACGGGAGcatcttttcctgctcctgcagaggcAGCCAGAGCATGGGGTAGTGGAGCTGGATGACATTCCCATGAATGCAGGGGACAGGCTTTCCTATGAGGACATGTGCACCCTGGCAGTCAG ATATCGTCATGATGGCTCAGAGACTCTCACTGatgatgttttctttgcagCCACAGATGGCATCCATTTTGTAGAGTTCATCCTGCAGGTCAAG GTGCTGCCTGTGAATGATCAGCTACCTGTTATGCAAACAGGCCTTGTTCCCGTGCTCCACTGCCTGGAGGGTGAAGCAGTAGTCCTCTCCTCACAGTACATTTATGCCACAGACGCGGACAGCGATGACATGGAACTGATGTTCGTGCTGGCCCGCCAGCCCTACCACGGGGTAGTGAGGAAAGCTGGCATTGCCGTGGATCGTTTCTCCCAAGCCGATGTCGTCGCTGGTTTAGTCACGTACAAGCACACTA GTGGTGAGATTGGCCTGACTCCTTCCATTGAGATCTTAACCTTGATTGTCTCTGATGGTGAGGCTGGCCTAGATGTGAAAGACTGCTGTTATGATGGGCCTCGTTCTCCTCCAGTTTCACGTGATGATCCATTTCCTGTCTATGACCTTAACATCACTGTGCTTCCAGTGGACAACCAGCCTCCATCAATTGCAACTG GTGCAAGCTTTGTGGTGGAGGAGGGCTCCTCAGCAGCCCTTACTACCAATCACTTGTTTGCCACTGACCCTGACACCACTGCAGATGACTTAGAGTTTGTGTTGGTTTCTCCTCCCCAGTTTGGCTACATTGAAAATATACTGCCTTCTCCTGGGTTTGAGAAGAGCAACATGGGAATAAGCATAG GTTCAGGAAGGGGAGATGAAAGAGCTGAACCTGTCTGTTATCAATGCGGTTGA
- the FREM1 gene encoding FRAS1-related extracellular matrix protein 1 isoform X9 has product MKPFEQSSLFLLLPVVFRVVCSSFISVNLGMKVMKGQSVFLSEEDLKFSIPREKDVCKVEVVINEPITQRVGKLTPQVFDCHFLPNEVKYTHNGCPILDEDMVMLRLYRFTETETFVETFTLHVQLLEPDCNIIKMRSHALEVPEYYGLSRVIDKNILTFDYDRKINLDCSISIISSETHLPAHGQLIAWKAQQEQFRGDQPRGFFPGTEHSLGQHCKNASCTLGPGVINNKKMSCEEFLGMGIQYQHLYPPSPDTDYIPVRLDLSDSRSKTLHKTEYAWLPVRIRGAVPNQIPKAAPMAKFILELDQFILTPITTTTIDAEDNETPKSLLIFNITKPPPQGFVTHLSDHTKPVGSFTWKDLSDMLIAYQPPNNSHTERRNYEVEFEVHDLYFERSLPITVHLSIRTTDTNAPRVSWNTGLNLLEGQSRPITWQHFQIVDNDDIQNVRLVTVDGLQHGRLSVRGQKGFMFTVSDIQAGVVHYHHDDSDSTKDFVVFRIFDGPHSIRHKFPINILPKDDSPPFLISNVVIEVHEGQIMLIQSSMLHASDMDSSDDYILFNITKPSQAGEIMKKPGPNLIGYSVNSFLQRDLFNGIIYYRHLGGEVFEDSLEFVLCDSHDPPNLSEPQVMMVHIIPVDDQLPREAPGATRHLVVKETEISHLTKKHLHFTDVEEQDRELTYNITTSPFFSCSHGYSDAGKLFMVDTIPKLVKDPAALALQSFTQHAVNYMKVAYMPPLQDIGPEPQQVQFIFSVSNQHGGTLYGICFNITILPVDNQAPEVFTTHLRVEEGGMTPITEGHILISDADTKREHLFLLLQRQPEHGVVELDDIPMNAGDRLSYEDMCTLAVSHRWHPFCRVHPAGQGAACE; this is encoded by the exons ATGAAGCCATTTGAGCAAAGCtcactgtttctgctgctgccagttgTGTTTAGAGTTGTGTGCTCCTCCTTTATTAGTGTGAACCTTGGGATGAAAGTGATGAAGGGACAGTCTGTCTTCCTGTCAGAGGAAGACCTCAAGTTTTCCATCCCCAGAGAGAAGGATGTCTGCAAAGTAGAAGTTGTGATTAATGAGCCAATAACACAGAGGGTTGGGAAACTTACTCCACAG GTTTTTGACTGTCACTTCCTTCCTAATGAAGTCAAATATACCCACAATGGATGTCCAATTTTAGATGAAGACATGGTCATGCTTAGGCTGTACAG GTTTACAGAAACGGAAACATTTGTAGAAACATTCACCCTTCATGTGCAGTTACTTGAGCCAGACTGTAACATCATAAAAATGCGCTCCCATGCTTTGGAGGTCCCTGAATACTATGGTCTGTCCAGGGTGATTGACAAGAATATCCTCACCTTTGATTATGACAGAAAGATAAACCTGGATTGCTCCATTTCCATAATCTCTTCAGAAACTCACCTGCCTGCTCACGGCCAGCTTATCGCCTGGAAAGCGCAGCAAGAGCAGTTTCGTGGAGATCAGCCACGGGGCTTCTTCCCTGGTACTG agcacagcctgggccAGCACTGCAAAAATGCGAGCTGTACACTGGGACCAGGAGTtattaacaacaaaaagatGAGCTGTGAAGAATTTCTGGGGATGGGAATTCAGTATCAACACCTCTACCCCCCCTCACCTGACACTGATTACATTCCCGTGAGGTTGGATCTCTCAGACAGCAGAAGCAAAACTCTGCACAAG ACAGAGTATGCATGGCTTCCTGTTCGGATTAGAGGTGCTGTTCCCAACCAAATACCCAAAGCTGCCCCAATGGCAAAGTTCATCCTGGAATTAGATCAATTTATTTTAACCCCTATTACAACCACAACCATTGATGCCGAAGACAATGAGACTCCAAAGTCCCTGCTTATATTCAACATTACCAAGCCACCTCCACAGGGCTTTGTCACTCACCTCTCTGACCACACAAAGCCTGTTGGCTCCTTCACGTGGAAGGATCTCAGTGACATGCTCATTGCTTATCAGCCTCCAAATAACAGCCACACGGAGAGGAGGAATTATGAG GTGGAATTTGAGGTGCATGACTTGTACTTCGAAAGGAGTTTACCAATCACTGTGCATCTTTCTATCAGAACAACAGATACAAATGCCCCTCGTGTTTCATGGAATACAG GCCTCAACCTCCTAGAGGGACAATCCCGACCCATCACATGGCAACACTTCCAAATTGTGGACAATGATGACATCCAAAACGTTCGCTTGGTCACAGTTGATGGCTTACAGCATGGGCGGCTGTCAGTGCGAG GACAGAAAGGATTCATGTTCACCGTCTCTGACATTCAGGCTGGAGTTGTTCATTACCATCACGATGACAGTGATTCTACTAAAGACTTTGTGGTATTTAGAATCTTTGATGGTCCCCACAGTATTCGACATAAGTTTCCAATAAATATCCTCCCAAAAGATGATAGCCCTCCATTTCTGATCAGCAATGTGGTCATTGAAGTTCACGAGGGACAGATAATGCTGATTCAGAGCTCCATGCTTCATGCTTCAGACATGGATTCCAGTGATGACTACATACTATTCAATATTACCAAGCCATCACAGGCTGGAGAAATCATGAAGAAACCAGGACCAAACTTAATAG GGTATTCTGTCAACAGTTTTCTTCAGAGGGATCTATTTAATGGAATAATTTATTATCGTCATTTGGGAGGAGAAGTGTTTGAAGATTCCCTTGAGTTTGTGCTATGTGATAGCCATGACCCTCCAAATCTCTCAGAGCCACAG GTGATGATGGTTCACATTATCCCTGTGGACGACCAGCTACCCAGAGAAGCTCCAGGAGCGACCCGTCACCTGGTTGTTAAGGAGACTGAGATTTCCCACCTAACTAAGAAACATCTCCACTTCACAGATGTGGAAGAGCAAGACAGGGAGCTCACATACAACATAACCACTTCcccatttttctcttgcagcCATGG CTACTCAGATGCTGGGAAACTATTTATGGTGGACACCATCCCCAAATTGGTCAAGGATCCTGCTGCTCTTGCACTGCAGTCATTTACTCAG CATGCTGTGAACTATATGAAAGTTGCTTACATGCCACCCCTGCAGGACATTGGACCTGAACCTCAGCAAGTCCAGTTTATCTTTTCTGTCAGCAATCAGCATGGAGGCACTTTGTATGGGATCTGCTTCAATATTACAATTCTTCCTGTGGACAATCAGGCCCCAGAG gtCTTTACAACCCATTTGAGAGTGGAAGAGGGTGGCATGACCCCTATTACAGAAGGACACATTCTCATCTCCGATGCAGACACAAAACGGGAGcatcttttcctgctcctgcagaggcAGCCAGAGCATGGGGTAGTGGAGCTGGATGACATTCCCATGAATGCAGGGGACAGGCTTTCCTATGAGGACATGTGCACCCTGGCAGTCAG CCACAGATGGCATCCATTTTGTAGAGTTCATCCTGCAGGTCAAG GTGCTGCCTGTGAATGA